A single Dreissena polymorpha isolate Duluth1 chromosome 14, UMN_Dpol_1.0, whole genome shotgun sequence DNA region contains:
- the LOC127858811 gene encoding solute carrier family 22 member 13-like isoform X3 produces MSGMLVGGIFWGHVSDGIGRKPTFFLNVFVLGVANLISYFSVNWQMFACMRFIIGLGCTGWMAAPLMFEYIPNRWRVYLIALPNWALWGGALAAFCYWSRDWKDIHIVIAAGSGLVMIGWFYFVESFRWLVSNGKVQSAAAAIRKVARVNRRSEPNLTKLSVAIEKEQKEAEVTKLLRVYSVLDLFRSRQTRKTTILFALIWLFSSYSYYGIAFGVQELSGNFYLNFFLVSVIDIPGDSLAVLFNTWGGRKWTCTGLYALGGVFALLVGLFKFLNLSISGTSLNVLALGAKLFVGAAWDINTLWSQESFPTVVRFIGGGFISSVSRVGSMVAPQIITLSRDIKGLLYLVSGIVCLLSTGMCVFLDETKNRDLPDILQNFNTDNKRENE; encoded by the exons ATGTCGGGCATGCTGGTGGGCGGGATTTTCTGGGGTCACGTGTCAGACGGGATTGGTAGGAAGCCAACTTTCTTCCTGAATGTGTTCGTTCTAGGCGTGGCCAATCTTATCTCCTACTTCTCCGTGAACTGGCAAATGTTCGCTTGCATGAG GTTCATCATTGGTCTCGGCTGTACGGGGTGGATGGCAGCGCCGCTGATGTTCGAGTACATTCCGAATAGATGGCGCGTGTATCTCATCGCCTTACCAAACTGGGCATTATGGGGCGGCGCCCTGGCGGCGTTTTGCTACTGGTCACGTGACTGGAAAGATATCCACATTGTCATAGCGGCGGGCTCGGGGTTGGTGATGATTGGATGGTT ctATTTTGTTGAAAGCTTTCGGTGGCTCGTCTCCAACGGAAAAGTGCAATCCGCGGCAGCAGCAATCCGTAAAGTTGCACGCGTAAATCGCAGATCTGAACCTAATCTCACGAAGCTTTCTGTCGCCATCGAAAAAGAGCAGAAGGAAGCCGAAGTGACTAAATTGCTGAGGGTTTATTCCGTATTAGATTTGTTTCGATCACGCCAAACACGGAAGACAACAATTTTGTTTGCTCTGATATG GCTGTTTTCTTCATACAGCTACTACGGTATCGCTTTCGGGGTCCAAGAGCTGTCGGGTAACTTCTACCTCAATTTCTTCCTCGTCAGCGTCATTGACATACCCGGCGACTCTCTCGCGGTCCTCTTCAACACGTG GGGCGGCCGGAAGTGGACCTGCACCGGCCTCTATGCATTGGGAGGCGTGTTTGCGTTGCTTGTTGGACTATTCAAATTCCTAA ACCTGTCTATTTCCGGTACGTCATTGAACGTGCTCGCTCTAGGAGCCAAGCTTTTTGTGGGCGCTGCGTGGGATATCAACACGCTGTGGTCTCAGGAGTCCTTTCCAACGGTCGTGAG ATTCATTGGCGGAGGGTTCATCAGCTCCGTATCCAGGGTGGGATCCATGGTGGCCCCGCAGATAATCACGCTG AGTCGGGATATCAAAGGACTGCTGTACCTCGTTAGCGGCATCGTATGTCTGCTATCCACTGGCATGTGTGTATTTCTGGACGAAACAAAGAACCGCGACCTTCCGGATATACTTCAGAATTTTAACACGGACAATAAGCGCGAAAATGAATAA
- the LOC127858811 gene encoding solute carrier family 22 member 6-like isoform X1 has product MKMYGAIEKDIESGDIQQEPVTLGNIIKETGDCGAFQIIGTVYNSFALVVLSWSMLTMAYSASVPRFTCVVFQNGTNLTSSDTCDVNGTVCDVIEYDTNMRTIVSEWGLVCDRQWVSQTITTIQMSGMLVGGIFWGHVSDGIGRKPTFFLNVFVLGVANLISYFSVNWQMFACMRFIIGLGCTGWMAAPLMFEYIPNRWRVYLIALPNWALWGGALAAFCYWSRDWKDIHIVIAAGSGLVMIGWFYFVESFRWLVSNGKVQSAAAAIRKVARVNRRSEPNLTKLSVAIEKEQKEAEVTKLLRVYSVLDLFRSRQTRKTTILFALIWLFSSYSYYGIAFGVQELSGNFYLNFFLVSVIDIPGDSLAVLFNTWGGRKWTCTGLYALGGVFALLVGLFKFLNLSISGTSLNVLALGAKLFVGAAWDINTLWSQESFPTVVRFIGGGFISSVSRVGSMVAPQIITLSRDIKGLLYLVSGIVCLLSTGMCVFLDETKNRDLPDILQNFNTDNKRENE; this is encoded by the exons ATGAAAATGTACGGAGCTATAGAGAAAGACATAGAATCAGGGGACATTCAACAGGAGCCCGTAACTCTTGGAAACATCATCAAAGAAACTGGCGACTGCGGGGCTTTTCAAATTATTGGAACGGTTTATAACTCCTTTGCTTTAGTCGTTCTATCCTGGAGCATGCTGACTATGGCATACAGCGCGAGTGTTCCGAGATTCACGTGCGTGGTATTTCAAAATGGAACTAATTTGACGTCATCCGACACGTGTGACGTAAACGGGACTGTGTGTGACGTCATTGAATACGACACCAACATGCGGACGATCGTCAGTGAG TGGGGTCTCGTCTGTGACCGGCAGTGGGTCTCGCAGACGATCACCACCATCCAGATGTCGGGCATGCTGGTGGGCGGGATTTTCTGGGGTCACGTGTCAGACGGGATTGGTAGGAAGCCAACTTTCTTCCTGAATGTGTTCGTTCTAGGCGTGGCCAATCTTATCTCCTACTTCTCCGTGAACTGGCAAATGTTCGCTTGCATGAG GTTCATCATTGGTCTCGGCTGTACGGGGTGGATGGCAGCGCCGCTGATGTTCGAGTACATTCCGAATAGATGGCGCGTGTATCTCATCGCCTTACCAAACTGGGCATTATGGGGCGGCGCCCTGGCGGCGTTTTGCTACTGGTCACGTGACTGGAAAGATATCCACATTGTCATAGCGGCGGGCTCGGGGTTGGTGATGATTGGATGGTT ctATTTTGTTGAAAGCTTTCGGTGGCTCGTCTCCAACGGAAAAGTGCAATCCGCGGCAGCAGCAATCCGTAAAGTTGCACGCGTAAATCGCAGATCTGAACCTAATCTCACGAAGCTTTCTGTCGCCATCGAAAAAGAGCAGAAGGAAGCCGAAGTGACTAAATTGCTGAGGGTTTATTCCGTATTAGATTTGTTTCGATCACGCCAAACACGGAAGACAACAATTTTGTTTGCTCTGATATG GCTGTTTTCTTCATACAGCTACTACGGTATCGCTTTCGGGGTCCAAGAGCTGTCGGGTAACTTCTACCTCAATTTCTTCCTCGTCAGCGTCATTGACATACCCGGCGACTCTCTCGCGGTCCTCTTCAACACGTG GGGCGGCCGGAAGTGGACCTGCACCGGCCTCTATGCATTGGGAGGCGTGTTTGCGTTGCTTGTTGGACTATTCAAATTCCTAA ACCTGTCTATTTCCGGTACGTCATTGAACGTGCTCGCTCTAGGAGCCAAGCTTTTTGTGGGCGCTGCGTGGGATATCAACACGCTGTGGTCTCAGGAGTCCTTTCCAACGGTCGTGAG ATTCATTGGCGGAGGGTTCATCAGCTCCGTATCCAGGGTGGGATCCATGGTGGCCCCGCAGATAATCACGCTG AGTCGGGATATCAAAGGACTGCTGTACCTCGTTAGCGGCATCGTATGTCTGCTATCCACTGGCATGTGTGTATTTCTGGACGAAACAAAGAACCGCGACCTTCCGGATATACTTCAGAATTTTAACACGGACAATAAGCGCGAAAATGAATAA
- the LOC127858811 gene encoding organic cation transporter protein-like isoform X2: MKMYGAIEKDIESGDIQQEPVTLGNIIKETGDCGAFQIIGTVYNSFALVVLSWSMLTMAYSASVPRFTCVVFQNGTNLTSSDTCDVNGTVCDVIEYDTNMRTIVSEWGLVCDRQWVSQTITTIQMSGMLVGGIFWGHVSDGIGRKPTFFLNVFVLGVANLISYFSVNWQMFACMRFIIGLGCTGWMAAPLMFEYIPNRWRVYLIALPNWALWGGALAAFCYWSRDWKDIHIVIAAGSGLVMIGWLLFSSYSYYGIAFGVQELSGNFYLNFFLVSVIDIPGDSLAVLFNTWGGRKWTCTGLYALGGVFALLVGLFKFLNLSISGTSLNVLALGAKLFVGAAWDINTLWSQESFPTVVRFIGGGFISSVSRVGSMVAPQIITLSRDIKGLLYLVSGIVCLLSTGMCVFLDETKNRDLPDILQNFNTDNKRENE; encoded by the exons ATGAAAATGTACGGAGCTATAGAGAAAGACATAGAATCAGGGGACATTCAACAGGAGCCCGTAACTCTTGGAAACATCATCAAAGAAACTGGCGACTGCGGGGCTTTTCAAATTATTGGAACGGTTTATAACTCCTTTGCTTTAGTCGTTCTATCCTGGAGCATGCTGACTATGGCATACAGCGCGAGTGTTCCGAGATTCACGTGCGTGGTATTTCAAAATGGAACTAATTTGACGTCATCCGACACGTGTGACGTAAACGGGACTGTGTGTGACGTCATTGAATACGACACCAACATGCGGACGATCGTCAGTGAG TGGGGTCTCGTCTGTGACCGGCAGTGGGTCTCGCAGACGATCACCACCATCCAGATGTCGGGCATGCTGGTGGGCGGGATTTTCTGGGGTCACGTGTCAGACGGGATTGGTAGGAAGCCAACTTTCTTCCTGAATGTGTTCGTTCTAGGCGTGGCCAATCTTATCTCCTACTTCTCCGTGAACTGGCAAATGTTCGCTTGCATGAG GTTCATCATTGGTCTCGGCTGTACGGGGTGGATGGCAGCGCCGCTGATGTTCGAGTACATTCCGAATAGATGGCGCGTGTATCTCATCGCCTTACCAAACTGGGCATTATGGGGCGGCGCCCTGGCGGCGTTTTGCTACTGGTCACGTGACTGGAAAGATATCCACATTGTCATAGCGGCGGGCTCGGGGTTGGTGATGATTGGATGGTT GCTGTTTTCTTCATACAGCTACTACGGTATCGCTTTCGGGGTCCAAGAGCTGTCGGGTAACTTCTACCTCAATTTCTTCCTCGTCAGCGTCATTGACATACCCGGCGACTCTCTCGCGGTCCTCTTCAACACGTG GGGCGGCCGGAAGTGGACCTGCACCGGCCTCTATGCATTGGGAGGCGTGTTTGCGTTGCTTGTTGGACTATTCAAATTCCTAA ACCTGTCTATTTCCGGTACGTCATTGAACGTGCTCGCTCTAGGAGCCAAGCTTTTTGTGGGCGCTGCGTGGGATATCAACACGCTGTGGTCTCAGGAGTCCTTTCCAACGGTCGTGAG ATTCATTGGCGGAGGGTTCATCAGCTCCGTATCCAGGGTGGGATCCATGGTGGCCCCGCAGATAATCACGCTG AGTCGGGATATCAAAGGACTGCTGTACCTCGTTAGCGGCATCGTATGTCTGCTATCCACTGGCATGTGTGTATTTCTGGACGAAACAAAGAACCGCGACCTTCCGGATATACTTCAGAATTTTAACACGGACAATAAGCGCGAAAATGAATAA